The following proteins come from a genomic window of Miscanthus floridulus cultivar M001 chromosome 2, ASM1932011v1, whole genome shotgun sequence:
- the LOC136539310 gene encoding tobamovirus multiplication protein 2A-like: MAACRGFFECLLRLLNFILTVAGLAMVGYGIYLLVEWMKISEDGSGGGLTSEVLVSGRPLLGAVALGDSFLDQLPKAWFIYLFIGVGAIVFLVSLFGCIGAGTRNTCCLCFYAFLVILLILAEAGAAAFIFFDQSWKDVIPVDKTHNFDVMYDFLKENWEIARWVALGVVVFEGVLFLLALVVRAMNKPAEYDSDDEIIAIGRSPTMRQPLIHAQNVPATGVPVPTLDQRASRNDAWSQRMREKYGLDTSQFTYNPSDPSRYQQNGTPQAEERSRCTIM; this comes from the exons ATGGCGGCGTGCCGGGGCTTCTTCGAGTGCCTGCTCAggctgctcaacttcatcctcacCGTCGCCGGCCTCGCCATGGTCGGCTACGGGATCTACCTGCTCGTCGAGTGGATGAAAATATCCGAGGACGGCAGCGGCGGGGGATTGACGTCGGAGGTGCTCGTCTCCGGCCGGCCGTTGTTGGGAGCTGTCGCTCTCGGTGACAGCTTCCTCGACCAGCTACCCAAAGCATG GTTTATTTATTTGTTCATTGGTGTTGGTGCTATCGTCTTCCTCGTGTCTCTGTTTGGCTGCATTGGAGCAGGGACAAGAAACACCTGCTGTTTGTGTTTC TATGCTTTCTTGGTCATATTGTTGATCCTTGCTGAAGCTGGAGCTGCTGCATTCATCTTCTTTGACCAAAGCTGGAAAGAT GTAATTCCAGTGGACAAGACACATAACTTTGATGTTATGTATGACTTTCTGAAGGAAAACTGGGAGATTGCAAGATGGGTTGCTCTCGGTGTTGTTGTTTTTGAG GGAGTGCTCTTTCTGTTAGCTCTGGTTGTCAGGGCAATGAACAAACCTGCTGagtatgacagtgatgatgaaattATTGCAATTGGCCGAAGCCCTACCATGCGGCAGCCATTGATCCATGCCCAAAATGTGCCTGCCACTGGTGTTCCTGTCCCAACACTCGATCAGCGTGCAAGTAGAAATGATGCCTGGAGCCAAAGGATGCGAGAGAAG TATGGTCTGGACACGAGCCAGTTCACGTACAACCCTTCAGACCCAAGCAGGTACCAGCAGAACGGCACGCCACAGGCTGAAGAAAGGAGTCGATGCACTATAATGTGA